The Glycine soja cultivar W05 chromosome 3, ASM419377v2, whole genome shotgun sequence genome window below encodes:
- the LOC114404832 gene encoding uncharacterized protein LOC114404832, with protein sequence MVGSPCVYMKIPATDESISSMKEVISLGISVNATLIFCLPKYEAVIDAYLDGLESCGMTDLSKVSSATTFYISRVDVTLDKKLEQIGTTEALDLKGKGAVAQAVLAYQLYQKKFSGPRWERLENRGAKKQRLMWASTNVKNPPYPDTFYVNSVIGRDTISTFSVQALQAFMDHGILSRTLDAKVSEAQDIYNAIEKLGIDWSSVGSELEHEVLDSFTKSFDNVLECMQKKAMNIYSFQKHV encoded by the exons ATGGTTGGAAGTCCGTGTGTTTACATGAAAATTCCTGCCACTGATGAATCCATCTCTTCCATGAAGGAGGTCATTTCTCTGGGGATAAGTGTAAATGCCACT CTCATATTCTGCCTCCCTAAATATGAAGCAGTGATTGATGCTTACTTGGATGGCCTTGAGTCTTGTGGCATGACTGATCTCTCTAAGGTTTCAAGTGCAACAACATTCTACATCAGTAGAGTGGATGTTACACTTGACAAGAAACTTGAGCAAATTGGTACTACTGAGGCTCTTGATCTCAAAGGAAAG GGTGCAGTTGCTCAAGCAGTCTTAGCATACCAACTTTACCAGAAAAAATTTTCTGGTCCAAGATGGGAACGCTTGGAGAATAGAGGTGCCAAGAAGCAGAGGTTGATGTGGGCTTCAACAAATGTGAAAAATCCACCTTACCCTGACACGTTTTATGTTAATTCTGTTATTGGACGAGATACA ATTTCAACCTTTTCAGTACAAGCTCTTCAAGCATTCATGGACCATGGTATTCTTTCAAGAACGCTTGATGCAAAAGTATCAGAGGCTCAAGACATTTACAATGCAATTGAGAAGTTGGGGATTGATTGGAGTTCTGTTGGATCAGAACTGGAACATGAGGTGCTGGATTCTTTCACAAAAAGCTTTGACAATGTGCTTGAATGCATGCAAAAGAAGGCTATGAACATATATTCATTTCAAAAGCACGTTTAA
- the LOC114405966 gene encoding sulfate transporter 4.1, chloroplastic-like translates to MAPVTYIDSSAVQALKDLYQEYKLRDIQIAISNPSPEVLLTLSRSGLVELIGKEWYFVRVHDAIQVCLQHVQSLKGASNSPQAPFSSVENKPSLFARLSKERVEKLSITDLESGNGRPPLPEERDSKLEPLLSKDH, encoded by the exons ATGGCAC CTGTGACATACATAGATTCTAGTGCTGTTCAggctttgaaagacttgtatcAGGAGTACAAATTACGGGACATTCAG ATTGCAATATCCAATCCAAGTCCAGAAGTTCTGCTTACCTTGTCTAGATCGGGTCTGGTGGAGTTGATAGGCAAAGAATGGTACTTTGTGAGAGTACATGATGCTATTCAAGTTTGCTTGCAACATGTTCAAAGCTTGAAAGGAGCATCTAACAGTCCACAAGCACCATTCTCTTCAGTAGAGAACAAACCAAGTTTGTTTGCACGATTATCAAAAGAGAGAGTGGAGAAGCTTTCAATTACCGACTTGGAGTCTGGTAATGGCAGGCCTCCACTCCCCGAGGAGAGAGATTCCAAATTGGAGCCATTGTTGTCTAAAGATCATTGA
- the LOC114404833 gene encoding uncharacterized CRM domain-containing protein At3g25440, chloroplastic-like, whose protein sequence is MSRKAKLNELKFYRLKAKKKMNSPNPEVRIRYKLEKAKRKETWLIEKLQKFDVPKPPPETYDPEILTEEERHYLKRTGERKKHYVLVGRRGVFGGVVLNMHLHWKNHEMVKVICKPCKPGQVHEYAEELARLSKGIVIDIKPNNTIIFYRGKNYVKP, encoded by the exons atgtctaGAAAGGCTAAACTGAATGAGCTGAAGTTCTATCGTTTGAAGGCCAAGAAAAAGATGAATTCCCCAAATCCAGAAGTTAGAATTAGATATAAGCTTGAAAAG GCCAAGCGAAAGGAAACTTGGTTGATTGAGAAGCTACAGAAATTTGATGTACCAAAACCCCCTCCAGAAACATATGATCCTGAAATTTTAACTGAGGAGGAGAGGCATTACCTGAAGCGCACTGgtgagagaaaaaaacattatgTTCTAGTTGGGAGACGAGGAGTGTTTGGTGGGGTAGTTCTTAATATGCATCTTCACTGGAAAAATCATGAAATGGTAAAGGTTATCTGCAAGCCTTGCAAACCAGGGCAAGTTCATGAATATGCTGAAGAGCTTGCTCGACTGAGCAAAGGCATTGTGATTGACATCAAGCCCAATAATACTATCATTTTTTACCGTGGAAAGAACTATGTAAAACCATAA
- the LOC114404834 gene encoding synaptonemal complex protein 1-like, giving the protein MKQEHHKRQARLIAEHNEQLKRTQLQAENELREKTMFMRNDHEAQIKALRCELEDECRKLEEELHLQKSKEDRQRALLQLQWKVMSDKPKEDQEVNSKQVDLCFNLFVCVCLQMDAIFANFHVGIPLVVWFDILHLSFGRHSWGNEKTFLVNLNVLL; this is encoded by the exons ATGAAGCAGGAGCATCACAAGAGGCAAGCAAGGCTCATAGCTGAACACAACGAACAGCTAAAGCGTACCCAACTGCAAGCTGAAAATGAATTGAGAGAG AAAACAATGTTTATGAGGAATGATCATGAAGCTCAGATCAAAGCATTGAGGTGTGAACTTGAAGATGAGTGTCGAAAGCTGGAAGAGGAGTTGCATCTTCAAAAATCCAAA GAAGACAGGCAAAGGGCTTTGTTGCAGTTGCAGTGGAAAGTGATGAGTGACAAGCCCAAAGAGGACCAAGAAGTGAATTCAAAACAGGTTGACTTGTGTTTCAATCTATTTGTCTGTGTCTGTCTTCAAATGGATGCCATATTTGCTAATTTTCATGTTGGGATACCTTTGGTAGTTTGGTTTGACATATTACATTTATCATTTGGTAGGCACAGTTGGGGAAATGAGAAGACATTTCTTGTAAACCTAAATGTGCTTCTTTAA
- the LOC114405967 gene encoding putative disease resistance protein At3g14460, with the protein MAAALVGGAFLSAFLDVVFDRLASPEFVDLILGKKLSKKLLQKLETTLRVVGAVLDDAEKKQITNTNVKHWLNDLKDAVYEADDLLDHVFTKAATQNKVRDLFSRFSDRKIVSKLEDIVVTLESHLKLKESLDLKESAVENLSWKAPSTSLEDGSHIYGREKDKEAIIKLLSEDNSDGSEVSVVPIVGMGGVGKTTLAQLVYNDENLKEKFDFDFKAWVCVSQEFDVLKVTKTIIEAVTGQPCKLNDLNLLHLELMDKLKDKKFLIVLDDVWTEDYVDWRLLKKPFNRGIIRRSKILLTTRSEKTASVVQTVHTYHLNQLSNEDCWSVFANHACLYSESNENTTTLEKIGKEIIKKCNGLPLAAESLGGMLRRKHDIGDWNNILNSDIWELSESECKVIPALRLSYHYLPPHLKRCFVYCSLYPQDYEFEKNELILLWMAEDLLKKPRKGRTLEEVGHEYFDDLVSRSFFQRSNTSRSSWPYGKCFVMHDLMHDLATSLGGDFYFRSEELGKETKINTKTRHLSFAKFNSSVLDNFDVVGRAKFLRTFLSIINFEAAPFNNEEAQCIIVSKLMYLRVLSFHDFQSLDSLPDSIGKLIHLRYLDLSRSSVETLPKSVCNLYNLQTLKLYGCIKLTKLPSDMCNLVNLRHLGIADAPIKEMPRGMSKLNHLQHLDFFAVGKHEENGIKELGALSNLRGQLELRNLENVSQSDEALEARMMDKKHINSLQLEWSGCNNNSTNFQLEIDVLCKLQPHFNIESLEIKGYEGTRFPDWMGNSSYCNMISLKLRDCDNCSMLPSLGQLPSLKVLKIARLNRLKTIDAGFYKNEDCRSGTPFPSLESLAIHQMPCWEVWSSFDSEAFPVLEILEIRDCPKLEGSLPNHLPALKTLTIRNCELLGSSLPTAPAIQSLGICESNKVALHAFPLLVETIEVEGSPMVESMIEAITNIQPTCLWSLTLRDCSSAVSFPGGRLPESLKTLRIKDLKKLEFPTQHKHELLEKLSIESSCDSLTSLPLVTFPNLRDLTIEKCENMEYLLVSGAESFKSLCYLLIYKCPNFVSFWREGLPAPNLITFQVWDSDKLKSLPDEMSTLLPKLERLLISNCPEIESFPKRGMPPNLRIVWIFNCEKLLSGLAWPSMGMLTHLYVGGRCDGIKSFPKEGLLPPSLTSLYLSGFSNLEMLDCTGLLHLTSLQELTIESCPLLENMVGERLPVSLIKLTIKRCPLLEKRYRMKHPQIWPKISHIPGIQVDDRWI; encoded by the coding sequence ATGGCAGCAGCACTGGTCGGTGGTGCCTTTCTCTCTGCTTTTCTTGATGTGGTTTTCGACAGGCTGGCTTCACCTGAGTTTGTTGACTTGATCCTTGGAAAGAAGCTTAGCAAGAAGTTGCTTCAAAAGTTGGAGACCACTCTCAGAGTGGTTGGAGCTGTGCTTGATGATGCCGAGAAGAAACAGATCACAAACACCAATGTCAAACACTGGCTCAATGATCTCAAAGATGCTGTCTATGAAGCCGATGACTTACTCGACCATGTTTTCACCAAAGCTGCCACCCAAAACAAGGTAAGAGACTTGTTTTCTCGTTTTTCCGATAGGAAGATCGTTAGTAAGTTGGAGGACATAGTTGTCACACTTGAGTCTCATTTAAAACTCAAGGAGAGTCTTGATTTGAAAGAGAGTGCAGTGGAGAACTTGTCATGGAAAGCTCCATCAACATCTCTGGAAGATGGATCTCATATATATGGTAGGGAGAAAGATAAGGAGGCCATAATCAAGTTGTTGTCGGAGGATAACAGTGACGGTAGTGAAGTGTCTGTGGTTCCTATTGTGGGCATGGGTGGGGTTGGAAAAACTACTTTGGCCCAATTGGTGTACAACGATGAGAATTTGaaagagaaatttgattttgattttaaggCATGGGTTTGTGTTTCTCAAGAATTTGATGTTCTGAAGGTCACAAAAACTATAATAGAGGCGGTTACTGGACAGCCTTGTAAATTGAATGATCTGAATCTACTTCATCTTGAATTGATGGACAagctgaaagataaaaaattcttaattgtCTTGGATGATGTTTGGACAGAGGATTATGTTGATTGGCGTCTTCTTAAGAAACCATTTAACCGTGGGATTATTAGGAGAAGTAAAATTCTTCTAACAACCCGCAGTGAAAAAACAGCATCTGTAGTCCAAACTGTTCACACCTATCATCTAAACCAATTGTCGAATGAAGATTGTTGGTCAGTGTTTGCGAACCATGCGTGTCTTTACTCCGAATCGAACGAGAACACCACAACACTAGAAAAAATTGGAAAGGAGATTATTAAAAAGTGCAACGGACTGCCTTTAGCAGCAGAGTCGCTTGGAGGCATGTTGAGAAGAAAGCATGACATTGGGGATTGGAATAATATTCTCAATAGTGACATTTGGGAACTTTCTGAAAGTGAGTGTAAAGTTATTCCAGCACTGAGACTTAGTTATCATTATCTCCCTCCACATTTAAAACGATGCTTTGTTTATTGTTCGTTGTATCCACAAGATTacgaatttgaaaaaaatgaattaatcttGTTGTGGATGGCTGAAGATCTTTTGAAGAAACCAAGGAAAGGTAGGACTTTAGAAGAGGTTGGTCATGAGTATTTTGATGATTTGGTTTCGAGATCATTTttccaacgttcaaacacaaGTAGAAGTAGTTGGCCTTATGGCAAATGTTTTGTGATGCATGACCTCATGCATGATCTAGCCACATCACTCGGTGGAGATTTTTACTTTAGATCAGAAGAACTTGGGAAAGAAACAAAGATCAATACTAAGACTCGTCATTTGTCATTTGCCAAATTCAATTCTTCAGTCTTGGACAACTTTGATGTTGTTGGTAGAGCAAAATTTCTGAGAACTTTCTTGTCTATTATCAATTTTGAGGCTGCTCCATTCAACAACGAGGAGGCACAATGTATCATAGTGTCGAAGCTTATGTACTTGAGAGTTTTATCATTTCATGACTTCCAAAGTCTGGATTCTTTGCCTGACTCAATAGGTAAATTGATCCATCTGCGCTATTTAGATCTCTCTCGTTCAAGTGTAGAAACACTGCCAAAGTCAGTGTGTAATTTATACAATCTGCAAACTTTGAAGTTGTATGGTTGCATCAAACTGACTAAGTTGCCTAGTGACATGTGCAATCTTGTTAACTTGCGTCATCTTGGTATTGCTGATGCTCCTATAAAAGAGATGCCGAGAGGAATGagtaaattaaatcatttacaACATCTGGATTTCTTTGCTGTGGGCAAGCACGAAGAGAATGGAATCAAAGAATTGGGAGCACTTTCAAATCTTCGTGGTCAACTTGAACTTAGGAACTTGGAGAATGTTTCCCAAAGTGATGAAGCGTTGGAGGCAAGGATGATGGATAAAAAACACATTAATAGTTTACAGTTGGAATGGTCTGGATGTAACAACAACAGTACCAACTTCCAACTTGAAATAGATGTGCTTTGCAAGTTACAGCCTCACTTTAACATTGAATCGTTGGAAATAAAAGGTTATGAAGGAACCAGATTTCCAGATTGGATGGGAAATTCTTCCTACTGCAATATGATTAGTCTAAAATTGCGTGATTGTGACAACTGTAGTATGCTTCCTTCACTTGGACAACTACCTTCTCTCAAGGTCCTTAAGATTGCACGATTGAATAGGCTGAAGACTATTGATGCAGGTTTTTACAAGAACGAAGATTGTCGTTCTGGGACGCCCTTTCCCTCCCTTGAATCTCTGGCCATTCATCAAATGCCTTGTTGGGAGGTGTGGAGTTCCTTCGATTCAGAAGCTTTTCCTGTGCTTGAAATTCTTGAAATACGTGACTGCCCCAAACTAGAGGGAAGTTTGCCGAATCACCTTCCTGCTCTGAAAACACTTACAATTAGAAATTGTGAGCTGCTTGGCTCTTCTCTCCCAACGGCTCCCGCCATTCAAAGTTTGGGGATATGTGAAAGCAATAAAGTAGCACTGCATGCGTTTCCTCTCTTGGTAGAAACTATAGAAGTAGAAGGAAGCCCAATGGTGGAGTCCATGATAGAGGCCATCACTAACATCCAACCAACTTGTCTCTGGTCTTTAACATTAAGGGATTGCTCGTCAGCCGTGTCATTTCCGGGTGGTCGTTTACCTGAATCACTGAAGACTCTGCGTATCAAGGATCTTAAAAAACTGGAATTCCCGACGCAACACAAACATGAGTTACTGGAAAAACTGTCAATAGAAAGCAGTTGTGATTCACTCACATCTCTTCCATTGGTTACCTTTCCAAATCTCAGAGATCTCACAATCGAAAAGTGTGAAAATATGGAATATCTTTTGGTTTCAGGGGCAGAGTCATTTAAGAGTCTGtgttatttgttaatttacAAATGCCCCAACTTTGTATCATTCTGGAGAGAAGGATTGCCTGCGCCCAACTTGATTACTTTCCAAGTTTGGGACTCTGACAAGTTGAAGTCGTTGCCTGATGAGATGAGTACTCTTCTCCCAAAGTTAGAACGTCTCCTCATATCCAACTGCCCAGAAATTGAGTCGTTTCCAAAACGGGGTATGCCACCTAACCTGAGAATAGTTTGGATTTTCAATTGTGAGAAACTACTGAGCGGCCTAGCATGGCCATCCATGGGCATGCTTACTCATCTCTATGTTGGGGGTCGATGTGATGGCATCAAGTCCTTCCCTAAGGAGGGTTTGCTGCCTCCCTCCCTTACGTCTCTGTATCTAAGTGGATTCTCAAATCTGGAGATGTTGGACTGCACGGGGCTTCTCCATCTCACATCCCTGCAAGAATTAACCATAGAGAGTTGTCCTTTGCTGGAAAATATGGTGGGAGAAAGGCTTCCTGTCtctctaataaaattaacaataaagagATGTCCTTTGCTGGAAAAACGATACCGCATGAAGCACCCTCAAATTTGGCCTAAAATTTCCCACATCCCTGGCATTCAGGTTGATGATAGATGGATTTAG
- the LOC114404836 gene encoding extensin-like translates to MASRNLDEALVRLDNTMHSMTLNMDKLRNRLAPVPSSTTPNRTPVPCHSTSVPAQIRYASSPYEDPNYRLVGPLPVALLHLGFDVGDPPHSPGPPAYDCGPGRQPCEDPGAEAIEPSSASTAAATPPLVAPPPAPLVPPRITPLPPLLPSPP, encoded by the exons ATGGCCTCACGCAACCTCGACGAGGCCCTTGTTCGTCTTGACAATACCATGCACTCTATGACCCTCAATATGGACAAGCTTCGCAACCGCCTTGCTCCTGTGCCTTCCTCCACCACGCCCAACCGCACACCAGTCCCTTGCCACTCCACCTCTGTTCCTGCACAAATCCGATATGCCTCATCACCGTATGAGGATCCT AATTATCGGCTTGTCGGCCCCCTTCCTGTTGCCTTGCTTCATCTCGGGTTTGACGTCGGAGATCCGCCGCACAGTCCAGGTCCACCAGCCTATGACTGTGGACCAGGCCGCCAGCCTTGTGAAGATCCAGGAGCAGAAGCTATCGAACCTTCATCTGCCTCCACCGCGGCCGCGACCCCGCCGTTGGTAGCTCCACCACCAGCCCCTTTGGTTCCCCCTCGTATCACGCCTTTGCCCCCTTTGCTGCCTTCCCCGCCATAG